A single Deltaproteobacteria bacterium DNA region contains:
- a CDS encoding 2-oxoacid:acceptor oxidoreductase family protein has product MKKQIVIVGTGGQGVLFVTRALVETAFLSGYPVISSETHGMAMRGGSVLSQVKIGRYLSPAIEQGQADLLLGLTDQEAGLYAYTLKPKGKKIVNSREEGKDRIDAQGRARKMGLARSGNMVFLGYVAQKSGLGFSTEKYIEAITKLSPPKFREENIRAFKAGLAL; this is encoded by the coding sequence ATGAAAAAACAGATCGTCATCGTTGGAACCGGCGGGCAGGGGGTTTTGTTTGTCACCCGGGCACTGGTAGAAACCGCCTTTCTTTCCGGTTATCCGGTGATCTCTTCCGAAACCCACGGCATGGCTATGCGCGGCGGTTCGGTTTTATCCCAGGTCAAAATCGGCCGCTACCTGAGCCCGGCCATTGAACAGGGCCAAGCCGATCTGCTCCTGGGCCTGACCGACCAGGAGGCCGGCCTTTATGCCTACACCCTCAAACCTAAAGGGAAAAAAATAGTCAACTCCAGGGAGGAAGGGAAAGACCGGATTGATGCTCAGGGCCGGGCCAGGAAAATGGGGCTGGCCCGATCGGGGAATATGGTGTTCTTGGGCTATGTGGCCCAAAAAAGCGGCCTGGGATTTTCCACGGAGAAATATATCGAAGCCATAACCAAATTATCTCCCCCCAAATTCCGGGAAGAGAACATCAGGGCCTTTAAAGCCGGCCTGGCTTTATAA
- a CDS encoding glycosyltransferase, protein MIDDQQPVEVSGVLPTYNEAGNIGPLIEILLSHLPQASEIVVVDDDSPDRTWKVVEGLIRKDPRVRLIRRIGRRGLTSALQEGIKASAGLFIFWMDCDFSQPPEKIAELLKALDNHDIVVASRYVPGGEEKGHSPWGSFFSKMICLFASFVLSPAIKDYTSGYIGTRKEILQAIPLQGDYGEYCIGFLYRAYKKGYRILEIPYTCLPRRSGESKTASNLAGYLKRGRKYIMTVLRLRFQG, encoded by the coding sequence ATGATTGATGATCAACAGCCTGTCGAAGTATCGGGGGTCCTTCCGACCTATAATGAAGCCGGGAATATCGGGCCCCTGATCGAAATCCTATTGTCCCATTTACCCCAAGCGAGTGAGATCGTCGTTGTCGATGACGATTCGCCGGACCGGACCTGGAAGGTAGTGGAAGGACTTATTCGGAAGGATCCGCGGGTCCGTCTGATTCGCCGGATCGGCCGGCGCGGGCTGACTTCGGCCCTTCAAGAGGGGATAAAGGCCTCTGCCGGGCTGTTTATATTCTGGATGGATTGTGACTTCTCACAGCCCCCGGAAAAGATTGCCGAACTGTTGAAAGCCCTGGATAATCATGATATTGTGGTTGCTTCCCGCTATGTTCCCGGAGGCGAAGAAAAGGGCCATTCCCCCTGGGGGTCCTTTTTCAGCAAAATGATCTGCCTCTTCGCGTCTTTTGTTTTGAGCCCGGCCATTAAAGATTATACCAGCGGATATATCGGGACCCGAAAAGAAATTTTGCAAGCCATTCCCTTGCAGGGCGATTATGGGGAGTATTGTATCGGTTTTTTGTACCGGGCCTATAAAAAGGGATACCGGATCCTGGAAATACCTTATACTTGTCTGCCTCGGCGCTCCGGGGAATCCAAGACGGCTTCCAACCTGGCCGGATATCTCAAAAGGGGGCGAAAATATATCATGACCGTTTTAAGACTCCGATTTCAGGGTTAA
- a CDS encoding DegT/DnrJ/EryC1/StrS family aminotransferase, giving the protein MIRVNEPLLGKEELKKVISCLETNWISSQGKYLTEFEEKFADFCGVRYGISTTSGTTALHLALAALGVGPGDEILLPTFTMAATAFAVAYCGARPVFIDSEPETFNIDLDRVASYLNTQEKRGRIKVKAILPVHLYGHPVDMDPLLSLAARFSIAVIEDAAEAHGAEYKGKRCGSFGDLGCFSFYANKIITTGEGGMVVTNDPQLADKARRLKDLAHAPGKRFLHTDLGFNYRMTNLQAALGVAQLKKINTHIKKKRWMAGEYNKGLKGIPGLRLPVEKPWAKNVYWMYGVLVEKEFGLSRDQLVEELKKQGIETRSFFVPMHLQPVFTEDTRKARKYGPFPVAEKLSEQGFYLPSGLTISQDQIHYICRQIKGLV; this is encoded by the coding sequence ATGATACGCGTTAACGAGCCCTTATTAGGGAAGGAAGAACTTAAAAAGGTTATCTCCTGTTTAGAAACCAACTGGATTTCTTCCCAGGGGAAGTATTTAACGGAATTTGAAGAAAAGTTTGCCGATTTTTGCGGGGTCAGATACGGCATCAGTACCACCAGCGGCACCACGGCCCTTCATCTGGCCCTGGCTGCCCTGGGGGTCGGTCCCGGAGATGAAATCCTGCTCCCAACCTTTACGATGGCCGCCACAGCTTTTGCCGTGGCTTACTGTGGGGCCAGGCCGGTATTTATCGATTCCGAACCGGAAACCTTCAATATCGATTTAGACCGGGTTGCCTCTTACCTCAACACCCAGGAAAAGCGGGGCAGGATTAAGGTTAAAGCCATCCTTCCGGTTCATCTCTACGGCCATCCGGTGGATATGGACCCTCTTCTTTCCCTGGCCGCCAGGTTTTCCATTGCCGTTATCGAAGATGCGGCGGAAGCCCATGGAGCGGAATATAAGGGGAAGCGCTGCGGGAGCTTCGGGGATCTGGGGTGCTTCAGTTTTTATGCCAATAAAATTATTACCACCGGAGAGGGCGGGATGGTGGTCACCAATGATCCCCAATTGGCCGACAAGGCCAGAAGGTTAAAGGATCTGGCCCATGCCCCTGGAAAACGGTTCCTCCATACCGACCTGGGGTTTAATTACCGGATGACCAATTTGCAGGCCGCCTTGGGAGTGGCTCAATTAAAAAAGATCAACACCCATATCAAAAAGAAACGGTGGATGGCCGGGGAATATAATAAAGGGCTGAAGGGTATTCCAGGGTTGCGGTTACCTGTCGAGAAGCCCTGGGCCAAAAATGTCTACTGGATGTATGGGGTTTTAGTGGAAAAGGAATTCGGCCTGTCCCGGGATCAATTAGTGGAAGAATTAAAAAAGCAGGGCATAGAGACCCGTTCCTTCTTTGTCCCTATGCACCTTCAGCCTGTTTTTACCGAAGATACCCGGAAGGCCAGGAAATATGGACCCTTTCCGGTGGCTGAAAAATTATCGGAACAGGGATTTTATCTGCCTTCCGGGTTGACCATCTCCCAGGACCAAATCCACTATATCTGCCGCCAGATCAAGGGACTGGTATGA
- a CDS encoding flippase-like domain-containing protein, with protein sequence MNKYGYWGGFVLSLVFLFFFLRKIDLASIWAIFQSVEYLYIIPFILIQLLSIWIRAKRWRYLLSPIKMIKTGPLFHATAIGFMANNILPARVGELVRAYVLGNKEKISKTASFATIVVERLFDGFTILLIFLLVILLMPFPPERSQLFTPYQIKMAGTLSFFLYLIVLGVLLSLHFHNEKVSRLIGFFLRRLPERLSSKILKKIESFVLGLEVLQNTRDILVVIGYSLFLWVVTALSYYFLFEAFHLNLPVLAAFFLLIVLIFGVSIPSAPGYIGTFHWACAAGLIFLGIEANLAKSFALLLWFVGFIPIVFLGLFSLWIEGMSLGQLKKTDPEG encoded by the coding sequence ATGAATAAATACGGTTATTGGGGCGGATTTGTCCTGAGCCTCGTTTTTCTCTTTTTTTTTCTGAGAAAAATCGATTTGGCAAGTATTTGGGCTATATTTCAAAGTGTGGAATACCTCTATATCATTCCCTTTATACTGATCCAACTTTTATCCATCTGGATCCGGGCCAAACGGTGGCGATACCTGTTGTCTCCGATAAAAATGATAAAAACAGGCCCCCTTTTTCATGCCACGGCCATTGGATTTATGGCCAATAATATCCTCCCGGCCCGGGTAGGGGAATTGGTTCGGGCCTATGTCCTGGGCAACAAGGAAAAGATCAGTAAAACCGCTTCATTTGCCACTATTGTGGTGGAGAGATTGTTTGACGGATTTACCATCCTGTTAATATTTTTGCTGGTGATTCTTCTTATGCCTTTTCCGCCGGAGCGATCCCAGCTCTTTACCCCATACCAAATTAAAATGGCCGGCACCCTTTCTTTTTTTCTTTACCTGATTGTCTTGGGAGTGCTCCTGTCCTTACATTTTCATAATGAGAAGGTCAGCCGATTGATCGGATTTTTTTTGCGGCGCCTGCCTGAAAGACTTTCCTCTAAGATCTTAAAAAAGATCGAATCCTTTGTTTTGGGTCTTGAGGTATTACAGAACACCAGGGATATTCTGGTGGTTATCGGTTATTCACTTTTTTTATGGGTGGTGACCGCCCTCTCTTATTACTTTCTTTTTGAGGCCTTTCACCTGAATCTGCCTGTCCTGGCGGCTTTTTTCCTTTTGATCGTCCTGATTTTCGGCGTCAGTATTCCTTCCGCCCCGGGCTATATCGGCACCTTTCATTGGGCCTGTGCGGCCGGTTTGATTTTTTTGGGCATAGAAGCCAACCTGGCCAAGAGTTTTGCCCTGTTGTTATGGTTTGTCGGCTTCATCCCGATCGTTTTTTTGGGCCTTTTCTCCCTCTGGATAGAAGGGATGTCCTTGGGGCAGTTGAAAAAGACGGATCCGGAGGGTTAG